A single Lolium perenne isolate Kyuss_39 chromosome 6, Kyuss_2.0, whole genome shotgun sequence DNA region contains:
- the LOC127305735 gene encoding subtilisin-like protease SBT1.4 — protein MELRPLVALLALFVVAAAAATEVEVGTTETRSSYIVHVAPEHAPALPRRGLLTTRAYGTFLRDHIPVEMSSPTPRLLYSYSHAATGFAARLTERQGARLASSPSVLAVVPDVMQQLHTTLTPSFLGLSASSGLLPASNGATDIVIGVIDTGVYPEGRSSFAADPSLPPPPSKFRGGCVTTPSFNGSALCNSKLVGAKAFYKGQEAALGRAVGEMELESPLDTNGHGTHTSSTAAGSSVADAAFFDYAKGRAVGIAPGARIAMYKACWEGCASSDILAAFDEAIADGVNVISVSLGAVGKAPNFYDDLTAVGAFRAVSKGIVVSASAGNSGPGEFTAANIAPWFLTVGASTVNRQFPADVVLGNNVTFTGTSLYAGEPLGATKVPLVYGGDVGSAACVEGKLNATMVAGKIVLCEHGVNARAEKGLAVKVAGGVGAILASTEAYGEQAITSPHIHPTTAVAFAYSEKIKKYISTQRSPTATILFRGTVVGSTPSSPRMASFSSRGPNFRAPEIFKPDVTAPGVDILAAWTGANSPTELDVDTRRVQYNIISGTSMSCPHVSGVAALLRQARPEWSPAAVKSALMTTAYNADNAGGIIGDMSTGNASTPFARGAGHVDPNRAVDPGLVYDAGTEDYITFLCALGYTAKQVAVFSSAANCSTRAVSSVGNHNYPAFSVVFTSSKSAVVTQRRVVRNVGSNASAMYRAKVSSPAGVRLTVNPEQLQFSAAHKTQEYNITFTQGPGSVTGKHTFGSIVWSDGEKHTVTSPITVTWPASLLAEM, from the coding sequence ATGGAGCTCAGACCACTCGTGGCCCTGCTCGCCTTGTTCGtcgtcgcggcggcggcggcaacggAAGTGGAGGTCGGGACGACGGAGACCCGGTCCTCCTACATCGTGCACGTCGCGCCGGAGCATGCGCCGGCGCTGCCGCGTCGCGGCCTGCTGACCACCCGCGCGTACGGCACGTTCTTGCGCGACCACATCCCCGTCGAGATGTCCAGCCCGACGCCGAGGCTGCTCTACTCCTACTCCCACGCCGCGACCGGCTTCGCGGCCCGCCTCACTGAGCGCCAGGGCGCGCGCCTCGCGTCGTCACCCTCCGTGCTCGCCGTCGTGCCGGACGTCATGCAGCAGCTGCACACCACGCTCACCCCGTCGTTCCTCGGCCTCTCGGCGTCGTCCGGCTTGCTCCCGGCATCCAACGGCGCCACGGACATCGTCATCGGCGTCATAGACACCGGCGTGTACCCCGAGGGCCGATCTTCCTTCGCCGCCGACCCGTCTCTGCCGCCGCCGCCCAGCAAGTTCCGCGGCGGCTGCGTCACCACCCCGTCGTTCAACGGCTCCGCGCTCTGCAACAGTAAGCTCGTCGGCGCGAAGGCCTTCTACAAGGGGCAGGAGGCTGCTCTTGGCCGCGCGGTCGGTGAGATGGAGCTGGAGTCGCCGCTCGACACCAACGGCCATGGCACCCacacctcctccaccgccgccggctCTTCCGTCGCCGACGCTGCCTTCTTCGACTATGCCAAAGGCAGAGCCGTCGGCATTGCCCCCGGCGCGCGGATTGCCATGTATAAGGCGTGCTGGGAAGGGTGCGCGAGCTCCGACATTCTCGCTGCGTTTGACGAGGCCATTGCGGACGGTGTGAACGTCATCTCTGTGTCGCTCGGCGCCGTCGGAAAGGCCCCGAACTTCTACGACGATTTGACCGCGGTCGGCGCGTTCCGTGCCGTCAGCAAGGGCATCGTAGTCTCCGCCTCCGCGGGGAACTCCGGCCCCGGCGAGTTCACTGCCGCCAACATCGCGCCGTGGTTCCTCACGGTCGGTGCGTCGACTGTCAACCGCCAATTCCCGGCGGACGTCGTTCTCGGCAACAACGTGACCTTCACGGGCACTTCGCTCTACGCCGGCGAGCCTCTCGGCGCGACCAAGGTGCCGCTGGTATATGGAGGGGACGTGGGATCGGCAGCCTGCGTAGAGGGGAAACTCAACGCTACCATGGTCGCCGGGAAGATCGTTCTCTGCGAGCACGGCGTGAATGCCCGGGCGGAGAAAGGACTAGCGGTCAAGGTCGCCGGTGGCGTCGGGGCAATCCTGGCGAGCACCGAAGCATACGGCGAGCAGGCCATCACCAGCCCCCACATCCACCCCACCACGGCCGTCGCTTTTGCCTACTCCGAGAAGATCAAGAAGTACATAAGCACGCAAAGATCCCCTACCGCGACGATCCTGTTCCGTGGCACCGTCGTCGGCTCGACGCCATCTTCTCCCAGAATGGCGTCCTTCTCTAGCCGCGGACCCAACTTCCGCGCGCCGGAGATCTTCAAGCCGGACGTGACCGCGCCCGGCGTGGACATCCTCGCCGCATGGACCGGCGCCAACTCGCCCACGGAGCTTGACGTCGACACGAGGAGAGTCCAGTACAACATCATCTCGGGCACGTCCATGTCGTGCCCGCACGTGAGCGGCGTCGCGGCGCTGCTCCGGCAGGCGAGGCCGGAGTGGAGCCCCGCCGCCGTGAAGTCCGCCCTGATGACCACCGCGTACAATGCGGACAACGCCGGCGGCATCATCGGCGACATGTCCACCGGCAACGCGTCCACGCCGTTCGCGCGCGGGGCCGGACACGTTGACCCCAACCGCGCCGTGGACCCTGGACTGGTGTACGACGCCGGCACAGAGGACTACATCACCTTCCTCTGTGCGCTCGGTTACACCGCCAAGCAGGTCGCCGTGTTCAGCTCCGCCGCCAACTGCTCGACGCGCGCGGTGTCCTCAGTGGGGAACCACAACTACCCGGCCTTTTCGGTGGTGTTCACGTCGAGCAAATCGGCGGTCGTCACGCAGCGCCGCGTGGTGCGCAACGTCGGCAGCAATGCCAGCGCCATGTACAGGGCCAAGGTGAGCAGCCCCGCCGGCGTGCGCCTGACGGTGAACCCGGAACAGCTGCAGTTTAGCGCGGCGCACAAGACGCAGGAGTACAACATCACCTTCACGCAGGGACCTGGGAGCGTCACTGGGAAGCACACGTTCGGATCGATTGTCTGGAGCGACGGCGAGAAGCACACGGTGACGAGCCCCATCACCGTCACCTGGCCGGCTAGCCTACTTGCGGAGATGTGA